The window AGCGTTGGCGTCGGGGTCGAAGGTCACAAGAGGAGAACAGTTCTGGAGACGAATCCGCTCGCTGAAGCTTCAAGACCGATCGAGGTGTTGATCGTGGACGACCATCCCATGGTGCGCGAGGGGCTGGCGGGCGTACTTGCACGCCATCAGATGAAGATCGTCGGTCTTGCCGCCAATGGCCGTCAGGCAATTGAGATGTACCTCTCGCTGCTGCCCGATGTAATGCTGCTTGATCTTCGTCTGCCTGACCAAAGCGGTTTTGACGTTGTGCGTACCATCCTGAAGAGCCATCCAGACGGTCGCATTATCATTCTCAGCTCCGCGCAGGGCGACGCTTCGATCTATACGGCGATCAGCCTGGGCGTGAAGGGATATCTGCTCAAGGGCATTGATGGAGCAACACTCGCAGAACAAGTCCGCCACGTGGTCGCCGGAGGTCGGTCTCTTTCGCCCGAGACAGCAGAGAAGCTGACCCAGTACATCACATCAGGAAAGCTGAGCGATCGAGAGGTCGAAGTGCTAGGTCTGATCTCGCAGGGAAAAAGCAATAAAGAGATCGCGGACTTACTCTTTGTGACCGACAACACGGTCAAGATGCACGTCAAGAAGATCTTACTCAAGTTGCATGCAAACGATCGAACACAGGCGGTGGTGATCGCGATCCAGCGGGGACTGCTCGACGCGTAGGCCGTAGTGGAAAGCTACCCTTTTGGGTACTTCCAAAATTATCCTTTGCATTTTTCCGCTCGCTCGAGTCTGGCGCTAATCTTTCATCAGATTTTCTCCAACAACCAAACTGTTTTGTGCTGAATCAGGCACAGACCGATTCCTTTGCGGCGTTCTTTTCCGAGCGGGTTCGCCGCTGCAACCTCGTCGCAGGCAAACCTGGATATCTCCATCGAGGCCTATTTCATGAAGTGTTGTCTTTCGAAGGGTAAGTTGATTCGCTCTTTTTACTTTCTCGCAGTAGCGGCTCTGCCGATACCATCCGCTCTTGCACAGAGCGCAACTGCGGCGAAGCTATTAGTAACTTCGCCCGTGGTGGAGACGCAGACAGTAACCCTGGCGGGCAGTGTCAGGGCTGAGGCAAACGCACAGAATGATCGCGGCGCGGTGGCAGATGAGTTGAAGCTGAACCACATGTTGCTGCAGTTGAAGCGTCCGGCGGATCGACAGACGGCATTGAACGAGCGGATTCAGGCAATGCATGAGCCGAGCAGTCCTGCGTTCCATCACTGGCTGACGGCGAAGGAGTATGGCGAGGAGTACGGACCGAATCCTGCCGACATTGCGGCCGTGACGAAGTGGCTGAAGGAAAGTGGTCTTCAGGTGAACCGGGTATCGGACAGCGGTATGGTGATCGACTTCTCGGGAACGGCCGCGCAGGTAAACTCTGCGTTCAAAGCAGAGATGCACGCGCTCGATGTTTCGGGTGTGAAGCACCTTTCCAATATGCAGAATCCGCAGATACCTGCAGCGCTGGCAAATGTGGTGATTGGAGTCTCTTCGCTGAACGACTTCCGTCCGAAGGCGGCGAATAAGGGGATCAGCGCGGCGCGGATCGATGGTACATCCAAGGCGGTTGTAGCAAGAACTGTTGCGACCAATGGTGTGAAGTCTGACTACACGGTGAATAGCGATACGCAGCTGGTCGTGCCGGATGACCTGCACACCATCTACAACTTCGAACCGGTCTACAAGAACGGGATCACGGGCAAGGGACAGACGGTCGCTGTGATCGAGGACACGGATGTGTATTCGACAGGTGACTGGTATACCTTCCGCGGTGTGTTCGGTCTGGCCAAGTACACCAAGGGAACGTTCACCCAGGTTCATCCGGGCGGGTGCACGGACCCGGGTGATGTGATCGGTAACGATGGCGAGGCGATTCTGGATGCGGAGTATGCGAGTGCAGCCGCGCCGAATGCGGCGATTGTGCTGGCTTCATGTGCGGACACTGAGACAACCTTTGGAGGGTTGATCGCGCTTCAGTCGTTGATCGATCAGGATCTGCCGCCTTCGATCGTCAGCATCAGCTATGGCGAGTGTGAGGCAGGGCTAGGTCAGGCAGGCAATGCGAGCTTCAACGAGGCGTACGAGCAGGCAGCGGCAGAGGGTGTGTCGGTGTTTGTCTCCTCTGGAGACGAGGGCGCGGCCAGTTGCGATGCAGGTGGCGACTTTGCCATGACCGGGATTACGACGAGCGGATTTGCAACGACACCATACAACGTTGCAGTCGGCGGCACGGACTTCAGCGATACCTACTCCGGAACGGTGTCTCAGTACTGGAAGAAGAACAACAACGCAACGTTCGGTTCGGCGAAGTCTTATATTCCTGAGATTCCGTGGAACGATTCGTGTGCGAGTACGCTGATCACCAATGTCGAGGGATACAACGTGCCTTACGGAGCAAACGGGTTCTGCAACTCGCCGCTGGCAGAGGAGTACTTCGAGACGGTGGTGAGTGGCAGCGGTGGTCCAAGCAACTGTGCCTATGGACATCCCGTGCTCTTCTATCCGCATCCTGAGAACGGCGGGACCTGCGAGGGCTATGCGAAGCCAAACTATCAGGCCGGTGCGTTTGGTAATCCGAAGGACGGCGTGAGAGATATTCCGGATGTGTCGCTATTTGCGGCGAACGGCGTCTGGGGTCACTACTACGCGTTCTGCTACAGTCAGCCAGCTGCAGGAACGGGCGGTGCGCCGTGCACCGGTGATCCGGTGAACTGGTCGGGCGCGGGCGGCACATCGTTTGCGGCGCCGATCGTGGCTGGGATTCAAGCGCTGGTGAATCAGTCGACGGGAACACCGCAGGGCAATCCAAACTATGTGTACTACGCGCTGGCCAGGCAGGAGTATGGCGGGACAGGAAATAACTCGTGCAACTCGTCGCTGGGTACCGGAGCGGACAGCTCATGCACCTTCTACGACGTGACGCAGGGAGACAACGATGTGAACTGCATCTGGTACAACTACCGCTCGTATAACTGCTACAGGCCGTCGGGGAACTTTGGCGCGCTGTCGGTCTCGGGCACGGAGTACGAGAAGGCCTACAACTCGAAGCAGGGTTGGGATTTTGCAACCGGCATCGGTACTCTAAACGTGAATAACCTGGTGACAAACTGGAACAAAGCATTCCAGTAAGTTTCGGGGTGTTGTGAGATTTTCAGGGGCGGGCATTCTTACGAGTGCCTGTCCTTTTATTTCAGGGCCAGGCTAAAGGTGGTTGCTTGGTGAACGATCGTCAAATTCTCCAGAACTTGGAGTGACGCGGTCCTTCTTAGGGTTCCCTTGATTAGCGAAACCGCGAAGTAGTTCTCGTAAGCATGCTTTTGTCGGAAATAGGGCAATTCGATCTTTGGCGTCC is drawn from Edaphobacter lichenicola and contains these coding sequences:
- a CDS encoding response regulator, coding for MDDHPMVREGLAGVLARHQMKIVGLAANGRQAIEMYLSLLPDVMLLDLRLPDQSGFDVVRTILKSHPDGRIIILSSAQGDASIYTAISLGVKGYLLKGIDGATLAEQVRHVVAGGRSLSPETAEKLTQYITSGKLSDREVEVLGLISQGKSNKEIADLLFVTDNTVKMHVKKILLKLHANDRTQAVVIAIQRGLLDA
- a CDS encoding S53 family peptidase → MKCCLSKGKLIRSFYFLAVAALPIPSALAQSATAAKLLVTSPVVETQTVTLAGSVRAEANAQNDRGAVADELKLNHMLLQLKRPADRQTALNERIQAMHEPSSPAFHHWLTAKEYGEEYGPNPADIAAVTKWLKESGLQVNRVSDSGMVIDFSGTAAQVNSAFKAEMHALDVSGVKHLSNMQNPQIPAALANVVIGVSSLNDFRPKAANKGISAARIDGTSKAVVARTVATNGVKSDYTVNSDTQLVVPDDLHTIYNFEPVYKNGITGKGQTVAVIEDTDVYSTGDWYTFRGVFGLAKYTKGTFTQVHPGGCTDPGDVIGNDGEAILDAEYASAAAPNAAIVLASCADTETTFGGLIALQSLIDQDLPPSIVSISYGECEAGLGQAGNASFNEAYEQAAAEGVSVFVSSGDEGAASCDAGGDFAMTGITTSGFATTPYNVAVGGTDFSDTYSGTVSQYWKKNNNATFGSAKSYIPEIPWNDSCASTLITNVEGYNVPYGANGFCNSPLAEEYFETVVSGSGGPSNCAYGHPVLFYPHPENGGTCEGYAKPNYQAGAFGNPKDGVRDIPDVSLFAANGVWGHYYAFCYSQPAAGTGGAPCTGDPVNWSGAGGTSFAAPIVAGIQALVNQSTGTPQGNPNYVYYALARQEYGGTGNNSCNSSLGTGADSSCTFYDVTQGDNDVNCIWYNYRSYNCYRPSGNFGALSVSGTEYEKAYNSKQGWDFATGIGTLNVNNLVTNWNKAFQ